Part of the Myxocyprinus asiaticus isolate MX2 ecotype Aquarium Trade chromosome 17, UBuf_Myxa_2, whole genome shotgun sequence genome, CAGAGatatataaaagtatatttatatatatatatatatatatatatatatatatatatatattagcatttCCATCTAAGCCTTACAAGTTGCAATGACCTTGGCTTTAAATTCAATATTGTgaccaaaaaagaaagaaagaaaaactcttACTAAAAGTTTGCAAACTTTATTATACCAGAGTTAACTCTTTGCTTGAATACACTATTTTGATAGCAATAGGAGCTTAAAGGACATATATTAAATGCTATACAGTCTCTCTCTGAGATTTCATGACTGGATAAACAGGATGGTATTGAAATTGCCGATGTTCCTTCACCTTTGATGAATGAGTTTCCTTTGACGTCCTGACAAAGGCGGAGGTTTGTTCTCCGTGAGGCATTGCTGGGAGGTTGTTCTAGCAAGTCATGAATGTTTTCATTGTAGATCTCACAGAAAGAGACCCACACAGAAAACTTAGTGTGAACGTTCATATCCAAATCCAAACTTCTCTCATTCACTGTGGTGCTGATTTCACAGAGGGCAGAACCATCTGGCAAACAACAAAAAGTTTAATTGTCAgctcaaagaaaaaaaagagattaCGGCCAAAGATAATACAAGAGATGGTTATGTtcactaagaatttttttttaccttcaagATCAGACTTTGAGCTCTGGCAAGACATATTTTTTGGAGCATCAGTCTAAAGAGAAGATAAAACAATAGATTCATTAAGATGAAAAAAGGGTGTTACACTTACTTAGAGGAGAATCTCTGAAGAGTCTGAGGTCTGTTTCTATGTTAGTACctcttagaccctgtttacacctggtattaaagggatagttcacccaatatttaagattttctcatcatttactcaccctcatgctatcccagatgtgtatgactttttttttttttccttctggtgaacacaaacagaaatgattagaatatctcagctctgtaggttaaacaatgcaagtgaatggtgattaggcttttgaagctccaaaaaggacataaagtcagcataaaagtaatccatatgactccagtggtttaatccatgtcttctgaagcgatctaatcagttttgggtgagaacagaccaaaacataacacctttttcactgtgcatcttgccattgcagtctctaggcacgatcatgatttcaggctCGATCACCATGTGGTTGGTAACATTATTACTACATCATTACATGATTTTCATTAAACAGTGAACAGCAATCAGATGCTTGGCTTAATAAAGTGAAATCAAACTGTCAACATCAGCCTCATGAATCTACTGCATAAACTTATTTTACTTCAGTGCAAAATGTACCATCAGATGTTTATCTATGATGcctgttatttttttccagaactccatgagataagccaccaaaagaatatgtgaggaacaaaatcaccTGTCTGCACTGAGATGCCATTgtctatttaaagagacagtaccgatttagcatGTATTCTGAGTATCAATCATTGTATATAGAACAATTGATGCactataaacatgtaacaaatatatatgcaaaataataaattaaattttaaagacacttattgatttaatttaattaattttaccaaaagctaaaatgcaaccaataatgaaaaactgacaaaagtacaatttgtaaaaataatatttccaAATTGTATCTAGAAGGGTTACCTAGGTCGCTTCATAATTATCAGCATGAGctaagaaataatttattttatatttaagttaaatggacattgtaaccaaaataatcctgttatatcagttagcaagttaagactttctaaATCTACCTGAGAGCAGAAATGTCTCAGGATAGACTGATCAACCTGGCactcttctcatttcagaaatTTTATGGTGACTTTGCCAACTAGAAAACTCAAATTTgtacatgtataatttattttgttagtaggcttagtatattttttttaataatgtattgcttgatccaaataatatttgcatttgaacataaaaagttatgaattagcactgttaaatatccatctaaaatgtttatactgAATATTATCCCCACTACAAACCCAAATTGGTCAGGGGGCCCTAAAATAGTTCTGTGCCTGGGGTACAAAATTTGGTGCTACGCCCCTGTCGATTACACTATCTAGCGCTTGACCTATGctcagagcgctagatggcactacaggaagtgtaatcgagcttgaaatcatgattgccaaggagaatgCTGTTAAGatctacagtgaaaaaggagtttcattttggtctgttctcagccaaaaccaactggatcacttcagaagacatggattaaaccactggagtctgatggattatctttatgctgactttatgtgctttttggagcttcaaaggcccgatcaccattcttttgcattgtatggacctacagagctgagatactcttctaaaaacctttgtttgtgttctgcagaacaaagaaagtcatacacatctgaaatgacatgagggtgagtagatgatgagagaattttcatttttactaaccctttaacattttaagatgcgtcttgggtgatccaatcacatgtggtcaggcaagtcatcgctgtttacacctggtcacataAATGCGTCTCGTGACCATTTGTGTTCGGATTTTGAGGGCAGGGTttctgatttcatgaccacatacATCATCACTACATCAGACAATCACTGTCAGCATGTTTccacataataataaaatgcaaaaagtcaTAAAATGACAGAGAAAGTGCAAAGAAAACTGCAcattgtttctcccagatgcagatgAAATTAAATCCAAGTACAAGCACAACATATCAAGAAGACTATCGtactccattattttagtggagtacctgtaatAATGGAGCCTCAGAAGTGcagtgtgtcactgcatgttgatttcagacaaaCCGTAAAGTTCTTGTGCAGGTTCTTGTGCAGGTTTGCACCTTTTCAAATTTTCCAATCGGATGGTTATTTACTTTAAAAGCTGCATGCTACCGACCAAGTTTAAAACTCCTGATTttgcacagcggttgattgacaggtgaggggtggtgctttacTGCTCTCCAGGATAcatcaggatggattagcgttaaaacctcaaatgcgatgtggacatgtttttttgacAACctccatttgtttttttgtgatccgattacaacacattttaaaccctgttcCCAAAATGCTTATTAATTCCAGGTGTAAAAAGGGTTTTAGAAGAGCCTGAGGTTTGTTTCCATGTTACAGTACCTCTCTGAGGAGCCTGAGGAGGTTGCGCTTGCTAACTGCTTCCTCATTTTGCTGCTCTTTGGTGAGTCTGATGAAATCACGGCATCTCTGTGGTTTCAGGCACATCTGGTTAAAGACACGACCCTCCAAGCTGCTAAAGATCATGTTGAGGGAACGAGGTAAGATGCCTGGATCAATATCTGGACCTGCGGCATAAGCAGAGAGTACAGTCAGGCCATtacacttaaaggattagttcacccaaaaattataactctcatgatttactcacctttaagccatcccagatgtggatgtcTTTGCTTCTTCAGCAaaaccaaaatgaagatttttataagcacatttcagctctgtatgtccatacaatgaaagtgaatgggtgccagctgtttgatggtccaaaaggcatatttagtcAGCATAAAATTTATCTACACGACTCCAGtagatcaatgaatgtcttctgaagcaaatcgatatgtttgtgtaagaaacaaatcgataattaaaacgttattaaccatAAATCGTAACTTCCAGCCAGCACTGGGAAACTGTTTGGAATGACCTAACACTCGCGTGATGTTTGTTCCTCTGCTGTATACAAAGCGCATGCTTCCGTCTTCTCGCGTGAACGTGCCATCACGCTTACGTCACACGACGGCTCcgtgatgcgtcaactgctaGCAGGAAGCATTTCTCAAAAGTTAATTAAGTTTTAATTGTATTTGCGAtggtttttttacacaaacctaccaatttgcttcagaagacattcattgatcgactggattacttttatgctgtctaaatatgccttttggactgtcaaacagtcagcagcctgatggcaccaattcacttgcattgtatggacaaacagagctgaaatgtgctaataaaaatcttcactttggttctgctgaagaagaaaaacatacacatctgggatggcttaaaggggagtcaatcatgagagaatttttgggtgaactattcctttaaatttttatattttgttaatattttaatattaatattctaaaaacattcattattattctaattccgtttggtgccattAGTGGCACAGGAGTTAAACAAAGCAGCTTTAAGTCAAATGAAGAGAGATTGGTGGATTTCACGCCCACTATTGTGCTGCTGTAGCAACAGAAACTCACACCTGAAGGACAAAAGCAGTTTCATTGGCACTCCAGCTCAGATGGGAATTTATTCCTCTATACCCAATGGACTACAAAACTtccatctctttctctcactcacttCGTATCTTGATTAGTTCAGAGTATAGGCATTCAATAAAAGCAAATCTTTTAAgatataaataaaacacacaaacctAAAAAAGTGAAGGTCTTCCCAGCATTGGTGACACCATATGTAAAGACCAAAGAATTCTGTCCCTCCAGCACATCCATCACAAGACTCTTCACTGTGCCAtcaaacatctccttctgtgtagTGTCTGGACCGAaaacctaaaaacacagtgaaatatTCAAATACACTTAAGTAAAAGCTCTCTTGGGTCATCAAATAGGGAAAAATACTGGCTCATATTATCAGTCACTAAATAAACGGTGTGTGTTGTTGGGTCTGCTTGCCTGAGAGAACTGGAAACGCTGAGCTGTAATTGGCACAGATTTGTCACTGAGTCTGGCAGAGAGGGATGATTGCGGCCCTTTCAGAAGCACAGTTTCTGGTGGCTGAATGGCCACGCAGTCCTTCGGAAAGACAGAAGAGGtacagccaaatgcataaaaatctaaataaatgatCATATAAACACTGATGCACACGGAGTGATTTTAGGATTTTCAGCTTGTTTTTCAGACAGTTCATCAGTCTccaaatcacaaacacacatgatgGCAGGTAGCTATAGGAAAAACATTTATCAGGGAACAAGGGTCCAATTTTATGTGAGGTTCTGCACCTCATGAGATGAGAATGAGTGAGTGCTTATCATGTGTGTGCAACATCTCTGAACCATTTCCCCTTATTTATTTACCTGTGATTCTCCATTCTCAATCTCGGCTCCTGAAAATGGTCTTATCCTAAGATACACCTTCAAATGTTCCTTCTCAAGGTCAGCTGGATCCTTCAAAACAAAACCTTTCTgttgataatttaataaactgcactttatGTAAAAAGCATACAGTGCCCTTTGATTACGTTCATATTGTCATGATTAACAGCTCAGCTTACCTGGATATCTGAATGCTCACTAAACTCTGAGGACAGATTTCTCCTTAAATCTTCGACACGTATCATCTTCGGTCTTGTAATTTCATCCTTAAGCCCTGATTCCATCATCCTGCTATTAAGCaataaaaaatcataaacataaaattaagaaggaaataaaaagaTGCGAATAACATCTCTGATACAGACTTAAAATCTAATGAAACATCAGTTGGCTATGCAATCCTTTGACATTTGTATaagcttgtttatttattttaatgtttaaaatcaaTTGTGTCGTTTTATAGACATTTTAGCAAGAATACACAAACTTTACAGATATTTTACAGGCAGATTTGGTAGAATTTTGACATCACGACACTCCTAAACTCAACCTTAGATCTTAACTGAATAAAGACGACAAATGAGGACAGGACAGCAACATTACGCGTTAAAACAAGTTAATTTAATTGACTTACAGGGCTGTCAGTGGTTAAACAGGGCTGTGTGTCGTACTAAATTAAATTTCAATGCTAAGTTTTATTTGTTGTGGTTCTTCTCTCAAACTGTCGCGCGTACTTATTTTCAAATCCCACCAATCGGAAGAGCGAGAGCAACGGCAAAGGCTGCTGGGAGCGCACGTTTGTGAACGTCATAGCGGCACTGGAAGATACGCAGGAGGAATCCTCAGCGTTCAACaggtttattgttttatttggttGTTGAGTGGTATTCCATTGCCTATGTTTGTGGTTTTTATTGTTTctctttgctgtttttttaaataataatttgttaaggGGAAAATATGCAAGGACCACAAACCACACACACTTATTCACTTTTAATACTTTAATCACATAAGAATTACAATTATTCACAATTACATTTAAGTGCTCAAAAGCAAAAAAGTACAAAACACAGTTTGTCTTAAAGCATTTTACCAATGCACATTCAGTAAGGGATTCCAGAGTGTTTCTCAATTTAAGTCCATAAATacaaaacaattacaataataatatttgtcaTAGTAAACTTCTCAAACATTCTCAGACCTGCATTCACATtctgttccatttctgttctgTACATTAATAGTTCGGTATCTGATCTGTCTAGACATTTGCAGCACAAAGCCTCTCAGTAGATCAAACACAGCCATGGACATTCAAATGCATTCACTTAAGTTATAAATTCAATCaaattaatgttaaataaatacaCTGATCCAACACACAACCAATGTTGGCACATGTTTTTGTGCCACTCGCTGAGGATTCCATTCTCTCATGATCTTAATAACAGGGAAAGTAATATTTACACATATCAGTGTAACAGACACTCTATTGCCAGCAATTAGCATCATCATTGCCATTATCTGCCATAATGTAAATTGCAAAGCACTGCTCAGTCTTTACATTTTaacaggaaggaaagaaggaaggaaggaaggaaggaacttTTTATGACACTTGTTCAGCAGGAAGGATGATAAAAAGTTATGGTGCTGCCTCCTCATTCAGGATATTTTTCACTCCTTTTTGCCATGAAAGCAGAGTCTCTATTGGTGTCTTTCCATCCTGTAAAAGATTAATTAAATAAGTTTAGGataagttaatatatatatatatatatatacattcagaaATAAAAACCATTCAAAAATATGTACTTATGCATCTGAGACTTCAAGGGTCATAGTATGAGACaattctttcatttttgtttaaaatgaagattaaaaataatatgcaAGCATTTCATTGCTTTTTGCATATCTCGCTTTTTAAAGCAAGTGATTTCTGCGCTACTAATGCCACCAAtcgaaactgcaaaaataaactttgtttttaaaacagctttatgAATAAACTTCAAAAACAAGGGCTGTATGTACCCTGATTGGACTTACATTGTTTTTGGCATCAAGACTGGCTCCATAGATCATCAACAGTCTTATAATTTTAAATCTATTGATCCTCACTGCATCGTGCATGGGTGTGTCTCCATCCTATACAAACACAGAGCATTCACATTATTAGAGAGGAAAACAACAAGTGGGACAGTGGACTAATACTGCATGTGTTACTAAGTGTTAAAATCATGCAAATTCACAGACAGTCATTTTCACATTTGTGATGATgtgatgcaaaaaaatatttgaatgaagAGCAAACTAGTTTCTCACCCTATCTTTAGCATTTACATCAGCTCCGCAGTGAATGAGATGCTCGGAACACTCGTAATGTCCTGTCCGAACTGCAACATGAAGGGGAGTGCTACTTAGCTGCAGATACACAACAAAGACAAGTTAGTGTGCTAAATGTATTGCCAGATCAGTGGGCTGTGGgaactttaaaaactttgaacacAACAAGGAAAGTCATGCTCTCCCTTTAATTTCTATGAAAATTTTTAAGTGTTATTATCAATGTCTACAGACCATCTGGTGTCATGCATATAGGAACAGCAGCTTTATATATACCTTGTCTCTGGAGTTGAAATTGGCTCCTTCATTAAGTAGCAGCTCCAGTGCAGGCAGGCTTCCACCTCTGCAAGCCCAGTGCACAGCTGTGGCATTTAGCTATAGACATTTTATAATGAAGAATTGTAAATAAGATAAGAAAATTGTGAATTACAGCATAAAATATTAAGAGAAGGGATTGTATTCTTGTAGCACTGGTTAGACAGTCACATCAGCCATCTGTTCTACCTTGTCTTTGTGCTCCATGGATGCTCCACACTCCAGGAGCTTTTTCATAATCTCTGTGTGACCTTGTGCACGGGCTTTATGCAGAGCGGAGCGCTTAaactgtgtgagagagaaaaacagaaagagaggAAAGGAGAGTTTTATTACATGCACATTTGAGGACTTGCAATAGAGTGTTAGCAGCACATGTGACGGAAAGTGtggcatgtgtgtgcatgtgtttgtctgtgtcaCACTCACATGATCACAGGCATTGGGGTCTCCACCATCTGACAAATATTTCTCAACCACAGCCAGTTTATTCTCTGTGACAGCCTTTAGAAACAAACGCTGGTCCACTGTCtcaggctgaaaaaaaaaaaatgcaagcagATTATTGACTTATTGTACTACACAAATCTGTTAATCGTttgaaagttgacatgtcctgcgacATGCAGtactttttgttgtattttatacagttattatttttggattataatGTATGCATCTTTTGTGAACTTTTATTAATGGAGAGACGAACAtgaagtatttgtactttttaaaaatgaatttgtcacACAGCAGGGCCATTTAGTATTTAAACTAGCAAAGGCAAAAAGATGATTAAACATGGTGGAAAAACTAGTTACAGACCAGTTATAAGGCCTAAGATATACACATtgagccttattcatgaaacatgagcagaagaaatttgtgtgtatgcattcttatgtaaattatcCCATTGAATTAAATAAGGCCCAATATGTCTTTCAAATACTCATATTGCACTTCCGCATTATACGTATAGCATTAtaattcattaaaggaatagttcacccaaaaatgtaagttatctcatcatttactcaacctcatgccattccagatgtgtatgactttatttcttctgcagaacacaaattaagatttcttagaagaatatctcacctctgtaggtccatacaatgcaagtgaatgggtgccaaaatgttgatgctcaaaaaagcacataaaggcagcataacagtaatcaattagactccagtggttaaatccatatcttcagaagttatatgataggtgtgggtgagaaacagatcaatatttaagtcaatttttgctagaaattcttctccctgcccagtagggagcgataagcatgaagaatgtgaatcaccaaaaacacaagaagaagaatgagaaagttcAAGTAGAGATTGACTGAGTAGGGAGGAGCATTAATAGTAAATactgactaaaatattgatctgtttctcacccacacctatcaaacagcttctgaagaaattgatttaaccactggagacatatggattacttttatgccgacttttatggcacccattcacttgcattgtatggaccaaaagagctgataaattcttctaaaaatcttcatttgtgttctgctgaagacagaaagtcatacacatccaggatggcataagggtgagtaaattatgagagaattttcatttttgggtgaactattcctttaaggaataaGGTCCCTCACCAGGATGTCAGGTTCTGGCTTTTTCTTTGGTTCTGCAATCTTCCTTTCCTTTCTTCTCTTCCTCAGCTCCAGAATGTTGAAGAGGTCTTCAACAGTTTCTAGTTTTAGCTGCCCTGACTGGTCAACCTACGAAAGGGAAGATAAATAGATGTCAGTATGCTACTGTGTAACTGTTTGTAAATGTTAAGTTATGTTCACTCTTGCAGTGTTGTGTTCATTCATACATTGAGTTTGATGTTGTGTTCATTCTGTTTGATGTCATTCTTGGTGGTAGCATTCAGCTCCTGGTGGCCATCCTGCTTCTCCTGAATTATGGTGGTCTCATATTCTCCTGAAGCAAACAGCTCTGTACAGGCATCTCCCGCCCACTTGCCCTCCCCTCTCTTCCCAGTGACCTGTGATTGGACATTACATCAGTCAGTCTTTATTATTATACCCTCTGTTTCTAGGTTTGAACAGCCTCCATTGATAAAACTAATGTGGGTGGGGAAGGAGGGTCTTCAGCTGACACGCATTTGTGTCATCTCTGTTGTTTAAAAAAGGAGGACATGCCCTTGCAGTTGGGTTATTCTAGACATCCTGGATCCTCTTTAATCACTGACAGATATTTAATAACAACATCACacatcctccctctctctctctctctctctctctctttatagagatagatgttatctatctatctatctatctatctatctaactatctatctatctatccgtccatctgtctgtctgtctgtctatctagtgTTTcaatctttctttctatcttttacTTACTTTTTCCTGAGAATATTCGTGCTAGCAGTCTGCCTTTATTGTCCATCATGTCAGTTTATTTTCTATACATTTTGCTTCTGTGCTGTTGTCAATATGACATTGTATTTaggaaacatgaaaaactttcttttttatttgtttgtttatttatttgtttctcacactCTTTTCTCTAAGAATATGTTAGCAAAAGCATTGGTCGcatgtactaaaaaaaaaaaaatgttttgctgcttgttcaatttacttgaACAAAAGAAACACAATtcaagaacattttgtcacaacttgatttaattgcattctatccatttaaattagtaaaatggaagtttacttaatccatttgagttgggactacatgaaaaCTTTTTGTAGTGTTAATGTACTGTAGCATTGATGAAATAGGATTTCCTTTTCCCTGCAtgatttgcatgggactcgatagggtaaatattaaattaagtgttattttatgtgtttttgattaatataaaagGGGAGTTTCTGTTATACTGGAGTTTTgtgggttaccattatggtgaaaaGTGGAGCA contains:
- the LOC127454966 gene encoding ankyrin repeat domain-containing protein 1-like, with amino-acid sequence MGLLRVEELVTGKRGEGKWAGDACTELFASGEYETTIIQEKQDGHQELNATTKNDIKQNEHNIKLNVDQSGQLKLETVEDLFNILELRKRRKERKIAEPKKKPEPDILPETVDQRLFLKAVTENKLAVVEKYLSDGGDPNACDHFKRSALHKARAQGHTEIMKKLLECGASMEHKDKLNATAVHWACRGGSLPALELLLNEGANFNSRDKLSSTPLHVAVRTGHYECSEHLIHCGADVNAKDRDGDTPMHDAVRINRFKIIRLLMIYGASLDAKNNDGKTPIETLLSWQKGVKNILNEEAAP